The genomic stretch CCCTAATGGCACCCCGATAAAGAGTGGAATCATAATAGCAAACAAGGATGATTTAATGGCAGTCTGTGATCCCATAAGCATTTTGCTCAAAACATCACAACCTAACCCATCTGTACCCAGCCAATGTTCGGCACTGGGGAGCTGCATGACCTTTGTTAAATCTTGCTTGAATGGGTCATAAGGTTGAATATGAGGAGCAAGTAGGGCAATTATGACGAGAATGGCGAGAAAAATAAAGCTGATAAAGGCGAGTCTTTCCGCCATTAAGCGTTTGAAGATTGTTTTAAAACTCATTCTCCCGGCTCCCCTCTAATACTCGATTCGTGGATCCAATAAGGCATACACAATGTCTGTAATGAAGTTAATCACAACGACCATCAGAATCATCACCAGTACCACACCCTGCACCACAGTGAAATCACGCTGGCCAATGGCGTTAATCACCAGTTGTCCCATACCCGGAATGGCAAAAATATTTTCCACAACGACCGTGGCCCCTAACATGGTTCCCATTAAGAGACCAATAGTCGTGACAACAGGCAGCATAGCGTTTTGGAGGCCATGCTTAAAAATAGCTCGGTAGCGACCTGCACCCTTGGCATAGGCTGTACGTATATACTCCGCATCCATGGTTTCCATTAATGAGGAGCGCAACTGGCGTGTAATGACGGCTATTCCGGCTAAACTCAAGGAAAAGCCCGGCAACAAAATAAATTTCGCAAAAGATCCGGCTCCATCGGTAATGCTTATAAATCCGGTCGCTGGAAGCCAATTCAGCTTTAAACTAAAAATGATAATCAGGATCATGGCACACAAGAAATTCGGGATGGCTGTGCCTAAAGTTCCTAAAAAGCGGGCAACATAATCCATCCAGCTCTTAGGATAGTAAATGGAGGTAATGGCAAAAAACATTCCACCGACAATCGAAAAAGTCATCCCCACCACCACCAGCTGGATCGTGACCGAAAGGTGCTGCCCTATGGCTTGCCCGACAAGCTGCCCGGTAAAGATCGATCTCCCTAAATCGCCGTGAAGAGCATTATTTAACCAATGGATATATTGCATAAGCACAGATTGATCAAGGCCTAATTGGTGACGTAATTCGGCAACTTTTTCATAGGTAGCATTTTCACCGAGAATGGCCAGGACAGGATCACCCGGGATGAGTAGTATTAAAGAAAAGACGACGAGGGTTGTAATGAACAGCATGGGGATGACGTATACTAAGCGTCGCAGCATGAATTTCAAAAACATTATTACCCTCCTTTAAAATTGAGTGAAGCAGGATCGAAATCCCACTTCACTTTTTTCCGAAGCAGATATAGCCAGAACAATTTATTTTTGTTCTACCCAAAGAGATGAAAAGATCGCCTTTCCTAACATGTTTGGCTCAAAACCTTGGACCTTCTTGTTCATAGCTGCCGTCATCGGTTGGGAGAAGGTGGGAATGGAGAAGGCATTTTCGACTACTGACGTATTCACTATTTTCTTATACAGTTCGGCACGTTGATTCTGATCCGTGGTAGCAGCAGCCTCTTTGATCAGTGCCTCAAGTTCTTCAGTAGTAGCTCTTCCCGGATTATAATAACTGTCTTTTCCATAAAGACTGTTAATGGTCATCTGGGGATCAGGCCGTCCAGACCAATTGCCTGTCAGGGCATTGGTCTCTTTATCACCAAGAAAGCTCTTAACCGCTGCATTGGGTTCTAAAGTTTCAATATTTACGGTGATTCCTACCTCTTCAAGCTGTCCTTTAATTCCATTAGCCAGCCTTGTCCACCACTCAATAGGATAGGTTGTTAAGGTGAAAGAAACATTACTCAGACCGGCATCCTTCAGCAACTGCTTGGATTTTTCGGGGTCATAGGGTACGTCGATACTATCGTCATGTGCCCAGTAATCTTTAGGGAAGGGTTGAACAGCCACTGTCCCTTGACCAAAGTTAATGGCCTCAATCAATTGCTGACGATTAATTCCATATAATACTGCTAACCTTGCAGCCTTATTATTGAAGGGCGATGCATCCGTTCTCAGATAAAGCATATTTAAAGCTAAGGTGTTCGTAGGCTTTAAGACAATATTAGGATCAGCCTTTAATGTAGCAACCATCTGCGGTTGAACATTAGCAAGAAAATCAACTTGGCTGGTTTTGAGGGCATTGATTTGGGAATTGGCATCAGGAATCACTTTGACAATCAGTTTATCAAGATAGGGCAAGCCCTTTTGCCAATAATCTTTATTGGCTTCATAGCCAATCTCTCCATTAGGGATATGATTGCTCACTATGAAGGGACCGGCACCTACAGGATGTTGCGAATAATCTGCGCCAAGGGTGTTGATTGCCGTAGGCGAAACCATCATGCCCCCGCGATCAGATAAGGCTAAGATGATTGAAGAATCAGGCTGGGACAAAAGAAGCTTCACCGTTTTGTCGTCAACAACTTCTACACTTTGAATATTTTTTAGATCACTAATCTGCGAATCCTTGGAATTAACACGATCGAGGTTGAATTTCACGGCTTCAGCATTGAAGGGGGTACCATCGGAGAACTTTACACCCTCGCGAAGATGGAGCACGATGGTCTTGCTATCCGTAAATTCCCAGGATTCGGCTAAACCTGGTTCTGGTTTCATATCCGTTGTAAATTTAACCAAGGTATCATAAATGGGCCATAGCAAGGCATGATCATTACCTGTCGTACCTTTTATTGGATCAAAATTAGTTACATCGGCCACATAAGCCACCGTCAAGGATCCACCCTGTTGGGGGGTCCCCGGTGACTGGCTGGCTTGATTCGTATCTGGAGTATTTTGTTTGTCTGCTGAACTAGATTGTGAACCACATCCCGATAGGACCATCATCAAAACAACTAAAAACGTTAGGATAGCTACACTTTTTTTTGGTTTTGACATTTCTTTTCCTCCTTCTTGTTAGCAGAGATTATCAAAGACTTGTTCCCAATTCATGTCTCGGCAATCCATCCCTCCTCTTTTACTAAGCAAAGATTTCTTTCCAACTCAAACGTTTCTGACCATTAGGATCATTTATAACTTCATTGTTAGTGTTGAAAAGCATTGTGGCCCTGTTCTCCTCATCGTATAGCGGCCAATTAGGTAATGTCGTGTTGTTCGGATCACCCTGATGAGCAAAAGCGATCCAGGCTCGATGCATCAGTTCGGCTAAGCGGTAACGATCGGCATCCTTCCCTGTTATCTTTTCCGTAGCCGGATTGAGTAGGGTATTCCATACAAAAGGAATTTCCAGGCCATGAAAAGCCTTTAATTCCCCTCCTAAGGCCCTACTTCCATAGTCAAACCGGTACATCCACACCGGGGCGCCGTGCCTTGCTTGACCTTCGCTAAAGTAAATGGCCGGATAGGTAAAGACATAATGAGTCATGGCATCTTCATAGCTGGCTTTGGTTAAGGCTTCTTCCTGGGCAAAATATTGGGAAATATTCGTCCAGCTTGAGCCAAATGTTTGCTCAAAAAACAGCTTTATCTTATGTTCATCCATCTGTTTCCAGGCCGGATCGAAATAAGAGAAAAGTGCATTTTCATCGGCGTTCGTGCCAACTAGTACCGGAATATCTTTGGCAAAACCTTCATATAGAACTTTTTCCGGTTGTTCCGAAATGATAATTCCATCCCCAACCGGACCCAAAGCCCGACGGGGGAAAATCTCGATGGCCTTTAAGATTTTCTCGGCCGGAATGGTTTGTAATGCCGTTAAATTTTGCTTATCAGCCTGGAGCTCGCTAAGGAGTTGTTCTGTCATTTTCGTTGCTGTCGCAAGGGCTACTTTACAGCGGGCCGTTCCGCTTTGCAGAATTGCTTTCTGAAAAAGACCTTTGGCCATGGGCATAGATAATAAATTGCCCACACTGACAGCTCCTGCTGATTCACCAAAAATCGTGATATTATTCGGATCTCCACCAAATCCCTCAATATTTTCCTTAACCCATTTTAAGGCTGCTACTTGATCCAGGAGTCCGCAATTGCCTGAACCTCGATATTCCTCATCTCCAATATCACTTAAATGAAGAAAACCAAAAACACCCAAGCGATAGTTGAGCGTTACAATAACCACATCTCCTTGTTCCGCAAAGGATTTCCCGTCATATAAATGGCTTGAACCCGAGCCATACATGAAGGAACCCCCATGAATCCAAACCATCACCGGTCGTCGTTTATCATCGGCACCTGGGGACCAAATGTTGAGATATAAGCAATCTTCATTTTTATGTACTGGCGAGTCACTCAAAAATATCATGGAAGGGCTTTCCCCTTGAAGTGAAGCCGGCCCAAACTCTTTGGCTTCTCTCACCCCTGCCCATGATTCTGGTTCTTGTGGTGGACGAAAGCGGCGAGAGTTAAGGGGAGGTGCTGCATAAGGTATGCCCCGCCAAATGCTAACCCTTCCTTCTCTTCTACCTTCCACCATACCGAAGCGGGTTTTTACCAAGGTAGTCGACATCTTAAGTATCATTCCTTTCCCTGTACTGAAGGTACTTAAATGGATGAAACTCTAAGGAGATAAACTGCGTCTAATCTACACTGGTTGAACTGAGGTGACTATAGAACTTTTAAGTAAGCGATATCTATCTATAGTAAACGAAGTGGTTAAAAAATAAGCAGCTTCGCTATTTTGAATCTGCACAAGTAAGAACAAAATGCGAAGCTGCCGAATGGGGAGCTCCTCAAGGGTTAGCGCTCAACGACAAGAGCGATACCCTGCCCGCCGCCGATACAAAGGGTGGCCAGGCCGAGTTTATCATTTCTTTTCTCCATTTCATGAAGTAGTGTCACAAGGATCCGTGTGCCGCTGGCACCGATGGGATGTCCCAGGGCAATGGCCCCTCCATTGACGTTCACCTTGTCCGTGGGAAAATCCAATTCCTTGGCCACGGCTAGGGTTTGGGAGGCAAAGGCTTCATTGGCTTCGATGAGATCAAGCTCAGCCAACGCAATTTTTGCCTTCTTTAAGGCTTTTTTTACCGCAGTGACCGGCCCGACACCCATGATCGCCGGGTCCACTCCTGCCATGGCATAGCCTTTAATCTTCGCCAGATAAGTTAGCCCCAAGGAATCAGCCTTCTCTTTAAGCATCAGCACACAAGCTGCAGCAGCATCATTAATGCCGGAAGCATTACCGGCGGTTACTGTACCGTCCGGTTTAAAGGCGGATCTTAGCTTCCCTAAGGTTTCCACGGTTGTACCAGCCCGAGG from Desulfitobacterium dichloroeliminans LMG P-21439 encodes the following:
- a CDS encoding carboxylesterase/lipase family protein, producing MSTTLVKTRFGMVEGRREGRVSIWRGIPYAAPPLNSRRFRPPQEPESWAGVREAKEFGPASLQGESPSMIFLSDSPVHKNEDCLYLNIWSPGADDKRRPVMVWIHGGSFMYGSGSSHLYDGKSFAEQGDVVIVTLNYRLGVFGFLHLSDIGDEEYRGSGNCGLLDQVAALKWVKENIEGFGGDPNNITIFGESAGAVSVGNLLSMPMAKGLFQKAILQSGTARCKVALATATKMTEQLLSELQADKQNLTALQTIPAEKILKAIEIFPRRALGPVGDGIIISEQPEKVLYEGFAKDIPVLVGTNADENALFSYFDPAWKQMDEHKIKLFFEQTFGSSWTNISQYFAQEEALTKASYEDAMTHYVFTYPAIYFSEGQARHGAPVWMYRFDYGSRALGGELKAFHGLEIPFVWNTLLNPATEKITGKDADRYRLAELMHRAWIAFAHQGDPNNTTLPNWPLYDEENRATMLFNTNNEVINDPNGQKRLSWKEIFA
- a CDS encoding ABC transporter permease, translating into MFLKFMLRRLVYVIPMLFITTLVVFSLILLIPGDPVLAILGENATYEKVAELRHQLGLDQSVLMQYIHWLNNALHGDLGRSIFTGQLVGQAIGQHLSVTIQLVVVGMTFSIVGGMFFAITSIYYPKSWMDYVARFLGTLGTAIPNFLCAMILIIIFSLKLNWLPATGFISITDGAGSFAKFILLPGFSLSLAGIAVITRQLRSSLMETMDAEYIRTAYAKGAGRYRAIFKHGLQNAMLPVVTTIGLLMGTMLGATVVVENIFAIPGMGQLVINAIGQRDFTVVQGVVLVMILMVVVINFITDIVYALLDPRIEY
- a CDS encoding ABC transporter substrate-binding protein produces the protein MSKPKKSVAILTFLVVLMMVLSGCGSQSSSADKQNTPDTNQASQSPGTPQQGGSLTVAYVADVTNFDPIKGTTGNDHALLWPIYDTLVKFTTDMKPEPGLAESWEFTDSKTIVLHLREGVKFSDGTPFNAEAVKFNLDRVNSKDSQISDLKNIQSVEVVDDKTVKLLLSQPDSSIILALSDRGGMMVSPTAINTLGADYSQHPVGAGPFIVSNHIPNGEIGYEANKDYWQKGLPYLDKLIVKVIPDANSQINALKTSQVDFLANVQPQMVATLKADPNIVLKPTNTLALNMLYLRTDASPFNNKAARLAVLYGINRQQLIEAINFGQGTVAVQPFPKDYWAHDDSIDVPYDPEKSKQLLKDAGLSNVSFTLTTYPIEWWTRLANGIKGQLEEVGITVNIETLEPNAAVKSFLGDKETNALTGNWSGRPDPQMTINSLYGKDSYYNPGRATTEELEALIKEAAATTDQNQRAELYKKIVNTSVVENAFSIPTFSQPMTAAMNKKVQGFEPNMLGKAIFSSLWVEQK